Sequence from the Equus caballus isolate H_3958 breed thoroughbred chromosome 6, TB-T2T, whole genome shotgun sequence genome:
TGTCAGTTGGAGCTAAAGGGCTTTCATTTTACGGTTCACCCTCTTGACTAACGGTAAAccttcttgtctcttttttccacCTCTTGCTCCTTCCTCACCCCATCTCCCTTGTCTGACAGAAAAAGAAGGGATTGGTCAGACACAAGTCAAGGGGAGAAGGAACGAATAAACCCCAGTGGTGTCTTCCCTCACCCTGACCGAATCCAGTCAGCACCATTGTTCAAATTAGATGTAACACCTTCCACATGGCTTTAGATGTCCCCACCTGGCAAAATTAAGCTGaacatagaaattaaaatttagatgCAATTAAACAATTTTCCCCTTGCAATTCTGATTGTAAATAGAAAAGTTCTCAGGAGCTAAAACCAAAATGGTTACTTTTAGCAGTAAGAGTCAGGACCCTGCTTAGATGCTTCACCGAGTGTTTTAATACTCTTTGGTTTGCTTTTCTAACGTGAGCGTTTAGTGCAGCCCAGACTGAAAGCACTGTTGTTCCATGTTTTGCAGTGACCTGTCGTCCAACCGCCTGTCGTCCTTTCCTGTAACCGGGTTACGTGGTTTAACTCACTTAAAATTAACAGGAAATCATGGCCTGCAGAGCTTGATATCATCTGAAAACTTTCCAGAACTCAAGTGAGTCTGTCTTTAAAACTAATAAGATACATTTGTGGTCATGTGAAATAATAGGCGTGTTATagtagttttcaaaatttatgaGGTCACGGGACTCCTTTGAATTGCATCTCATGCCCTCCAGTGCCCGACCCCCAAGGCATTGTTAGGGCCCGTCCGAAGGGGGGAGTGTGTCCTGCTGACCACATTTCCGTTCTTTCTCAAAGACGCCTCCCAGAATCAGACGGTTCATGGAAAGAGTTTGAAGACCATTGATCCATAGGATATAGACTAGGACATGTAATTAAATAACATTATAACATTATTGGGCtcctgtttacatttttaaattcatctaGCTTGTGTGTTGGTTCTAATAAAATGTACTAAATTGATATTTATTTGAGGAAGTAATGCTCTTTAAAACCTGTTATGCTTATTATCCATCAAGAAGTTCCTTgaaagattatatatatacacacattattttttaaaccacagtACTTTTTACTACTATTAAAACCATAATCCCAAGAGAGTTTGGAaagtagaaaggagaaaaaaaatctaaaaatatccCGTAAGCAACTTTTTATGTTATTTCCTTCCAGACTGTGTTTCTAATGTGCTTTTGTTAGAATCACAATATGTATACAAACATATCATGTTTTCATCACTCAACATTATATCATACCATAAGCACTTTTTATTGGTGCTGCAATTTTCCTAGCagtctttttttgaggaagattggccctgagctaacatctgctgccaatcctcctctttttgctgaggaagactggccctgagctaacatccgtgcccatcttcctctaccttttatatatgggacacctaccacagcatcgcttaccaagcagtgccatgtccacacctgggatctgaactggtgaaccccaggctgccgaagtggaatgtgcaaactttaaccactgcgccactgggccggccccctagcaGTCATTTTTTAAGCttcttattatgaaaattttcaaacacaaaagtagggaaaataatatataccggtcaatgaaaataatccataaccaatctataaatgaaaattttcgtgagtttattctgagcttaaattttaggattataatccaggagagtctttccacaaaggaacagagcactccaaagaagtgggggtatacagtgtggttatataccctcaaagagtatgtttcacaaaTGATTGAactgtcccttttacaatagtcacgaggctgctctgtcagcacagcgattgatggaaacggcagataggtctgctgtctcagtgaacaccgcagggtggcaggtgtgttgcctcgggctgggcggtcacagatgagcgctgcaatcagttcccagcctaaagaaagatgcttaatctttaaggagatgccaacctTGGGAGGgcgagagaagttgcacctttatctcaaaggcctttgctcttgccatagggaatctctaaagcagatatacaatgcacgcTCAACGGCCtccgtcaggcccttttggaaagacaaggtcaggccgaattaggtttacacaaaatggcttcctcatatactccaatatatcctattacttgccatttttatttgtcataccCATCTTCAGCCTCAGCAATTATCAACATTCCAtagcaataatttttaataactcCATTGTTGTTATAAATAGCACTGTAATGAACATCTTTATGcatatagttaatattttaggtTATTTATTAAGGCTAAAATTCACAGGCAGAATTATTGAGTGAGAAGATGGACACTGTGTTTAACAACCTCTCTCCAAGTgtgttttgtctggttttgctcaTTCGAAGGGTTATAGAAATGCCTTATGCTTACCAGTGCTGTGCatttggtgtgtgtgagagcgtcTATAAAATTTCCAGTCAGAGGAATGAAGGTGACAACAGCAGCACAGGCGACCTTCACAGGAAAGATGAGGGGATGCTTCAAGTCCAAGGTAAGACCTGCTCTGTCGCAGGATGAAATTGTCTCTGGAAGGGTCTTGAAAAGTCATCAAACAGATCATCTCAACTCCAGACTGTTACAGCCCGAGGGGGGTCGTCTGCTCGCTGCAAGACCTGCCACAGTCAGGAGGGAAGGGGatgggagagaaaggactttattacagcttgctagcaagacgGAAGATGGCCACCTCacgtccaaaagaaccatctcccagaacaaacaccacaggccagttatatatggCGCTGGTCTCCCAGTGGGAgaggtggctggtctctgggtggggcagacatctggtccctgTTCCTGacagtcctttgttttactggatatgcatcagagaatgcaGCAATGCccataccctgatctttcagttgtcattcacaatggctatcagcataggctctctgctgggagtcatcacattcctaaggaactcaaaagaacaaagttatcatcttaaagctgctgggaggggccacaaaatctacagagcatgtctgggctagttaatcagaggtcattcacaGTTACAGTATGGCTTCCCTTGTGTCAACCTTGTACTGAGCTGGTATCAAGACTAGTcgctgtggggccggcccagcggtggcacagcagttaagtacacatgttctgcttctccgtggcctggggttcaccggtccggatcccaggtgcagatctgtcactgcttggcaaaagccatgctgtggtaggtgtcctacttataaagtagaggaagatgggcatggatgttaactcagggccagtcttcctcagcaaaaagaggaggattggcagtggttagctcagggctaatcttcctcaaaaaaaagactAGTCACTGTAACCTCCCCAGGAAGCTGAGAGTCAACCCCACTGTTTAAAGActctagagaaagagaaatctccATCAAGATTCATTCTAAAACTTCATCTTTTCTGTAAGTGAATTCTTAATacttatatttataattacattCCTGTTAGCATACATTGTCCTCATGGGTAATTATTAATATTGGTATGAATATGTCCATGGACTTTTAAAAGGGCCTCATCTCTATGGATACCTTTTCAAACACCTTCAGAGCTTTTTCTCCAGAAGATAAAATCTGTTTATACTCTTGTGTCCTGGGGCCAGCGGAGGATGGAAGCATGCCGGATGCCTGTGTATTTCAGCAGAATCCAGCTTCTTATCCAGCTAATTGTAAAACATGCTCCCCTCCCGGCCCCACAGGGGCGTCTGTCAGGAaggtgaaatgagataatgtctgtgaAGCCCTTAGCTTTCCCTGAAGTGGGACCTGACTCAGACACACCTGAAGGGAGGGGGCATACCGGGCAGCCCCCACGTCTTCTCCTGCCAACCTTGCAAGTCCGCACGGAGTCTGAACAGACTGGCATTTCTTCCTTGGGCCTCCGCCGTTTGTTGACtccagtctgtgtgtgtgtcacgTGGTGCTTCTCCTGCACGGTCGGTTTGAAGGGCTGAGGTCTCGGCTGTCGGTTTCTGGCCACAGCATGTGTCTCGCTATGGGTCTTGCTATAGTTTTTGTTCTTCTTGCCTCATCCACCCTCATTTCTActctattattcatttttaaaaaacaaataaaccgcTAATTCAAGTCCTGCCCTGTGTCGGGCATGGTTCTAGGCCCAGCAGGGACTCAGTGAACAAGAGGGACGAGGTTCTTCATGGGGTTTGTTTCAAGAGCAGTGATTTCCAACCCTGGGCCACGTATTGGAatcacagctttttaaaaatactgatgcccaaGCCCCACACCAATTAAATCAATGTCTCAGTCTGTCAGATCACAGAAAGCCTATTTCCTGGACACCCAAGCACCAAGCAGCTGCTTGATTTGTCCTCTTTAAgcagaattctccagaaaagacTGAAACTTGCTCTGCCCGGTTCTCCCTCTTGTGTTCAGAGAACACAGCCCGGAGCCTGTGCTCTGTGGCTGTCCACGTGTTAGAAAGTTGGACGAAGAGGCTCTTCCCTTGAACGAAGAGCCCACAGCCTCCCCCTGATTCAGGTCAGTGCAGTCTGGGGCCATGGGGAGCTCCGGGGAGCAAGAACAGAACGAGGGCGCTTAGATGTTGTGGCCGGGATTTGGCTCCTCCCCTTTCCCTGGTTCTGCTGGAATCCTATGTCCCAGAGCAGCTTGAGCAGAGCAACCAGAGGCTGCTCCCTAGCAGACTTTCGAGAAAGCCAGAGCCCAGGGGAAGGTGGGGCGTCTGACCTTCCTTTCCGGTTGAGACACTTCCTATCTCCAGGCAGCCCAGGACTCTCCTCCCTGGGACTCGGTCCCCCGAAAAGAGAAACAGGACTCATCACTCCAGGCCCTCTCATTCCTGCAGATGAGCGCGATCTCGAGGACTTCCTGCTTGACCTTGAGGAAGACCTGCAGGCCCTTCACTCCGTACAGTGCTCACCTTCCCCAGGTGAGGAGGCGCCAGGACCACCTCAGCAGCAGCATCGCCATCCACGCCGAGGCCGCACTTCACAGCCAAATCTGTGCCGCCTTTTCTGCTCCTCAGTACCCTCCCCGGGGGGTTCGTTCCCTGGCATTGGCCGCCATTCATAAATAGGGTTTTTGTGGGAGACTTTTGATTCAGATTAACAGAAAGTAAAGAACCAATCACGTCATTAGAAGCATCTGTAATCTTTAAAATGATATTAGCAATTTAGCCTGAACTAGCATGGAACAGTCTTGCTTCGTGTAATCACTGATTTTTGAAAGtgatttcttttatatcttcccTAAATAGCTACTTGGTTAAAGCCAATAATAGTTTATACAGATAAGTAAAAAAATGTCTATATATTGACTTCACTTAATTGCCTGTCCCATTCCCGGAAACAGGATGGGCCAGTTAAAAGAAAGACCACTGAGAAGGGTTGATATATTATTTTCAACAATTAGGTTATCCCAAGCTCCCAAACATCAAATGTCAGTCTATCCCTAAGATGAGACTTGCATGAGTTGCACCTTCATTCtacccttccttcctctcctagCATCATGGAGTATTTCCCTGGGATTCCCCTTCTCTGCTTACAGGACCTTTTTGAAGCATCCTgaaaaaatataatgcaaagcCAGGGAGATCTGGCTTTTTACGTGGCCCAACACTGCTGTATTTGGGGGACCTTACTCAAATGGTTTAAGCTCCCATCTCCATTTCTCTGTGTCCACCTGGTGCGCTCACCCGGTCAGTGCCTTGAGGACCTGAGGCATCGAGCACGGTGGTTGAAGGCGGCAGGGTGAGCCACAAAGGGACTGTGAACCGTGGCTGTCATCGGCCTCCTCCTCTTGGTGCCCTAATGAGGGAAACAGAAAGGTAATTTGGCAAAAGTTGTCGACCCCAATTTGATACCCAGTCTTCTTCCTCCTTGGACTTCCAGGCCCCTTCAAACTCTGCGAATACCTGTTGGGCAACTGGCTGATCCGAATTGGCGTGTGGACCATCGCGGTTCTGGCCCTTACTTGCAATGCCTTGGTGACCTCGACAGTATTCGGAGCCCCGCTGCACCTCTCTTCCGTAAAACTGCTCATTGGGTTAACAGCCATGGTGAACATGCTCACGGGGGCCTGCAGCGCGGTGCTGGCTGGCGTGGATGCCGTCACCTTTGGCAGCTTTGCGCGGCATGGTGCACAGTGGGAGCAGGGCGTCGGTTGCCAGGTCGTCGGGTTTTTGTCCGTTTTTGCTTCGGAATCATCTGTTTTCCTGCTGACTCTGGCAGCCCTGGAGCGTGGGTTCTCTGTGAAATGCTCTGCAAAGTTTGAAAGGAAAGCCCCTTTTTCCAGCCTGAAAGCCGCCATCCTGCTGTGTGCCATGCTGGCGCTGGCCCTGGCCTCGGCCCCACTGCTGGGCGGCCGTGAGTACAGCACGTCCCCGCTCTGCCTCCCGCTGCCCTTCGGCGAGCCTGGCACCACGGGCTACGTGGTGGCCCTCGTCTTGCTCAACTCCTTCTGCTTCCTTGTGATGACTGTGGCCTACACCAGGCTCTACTGCGGCCTGGAGAGGGGCGGCCGGGGCAGCGCCTGGGACTGCTGCATGGTGAGGCACGTGGCGCTGATGCTCTTCACCAACTGCGTCCTCCACTGCCCCGTGGCTTTCTTGTCCTTCTCCTCTTTACTGAACCTCACCTTTGTCAGCCCTGAGGTAACTAGGTTTATCCTTCTGGTGATCGTCCCGCTTCCTGCCTGTCTCAATCCCCTTCTGTACATCCTCTTCAACCCCCACTTTAAGGAGGATCTGGGCAGCCTGGGAGAGCAAACCCGCCTTTGGACAAGATCGAAACACACCAGCCTGATGTCTGTGAACTCTGATGATGCCGAGAAGCAGTCCTGCAACTCCACCCAGGCCTTGGTGACCTTCCCCCGTGCCCGCATGGCCTATGACCTGCCCGCCGACTCCACAGTGCCACCAGCTCACCCAGGGCCTGAGAGCCGTCACCTCTCGTCTGTGGCATTTGTCCCATGTCTCTGATTAATTCGTGAAAGAAAAGTTTCCTAAAATCGAAAATCCAAAAATGTGAGATTGAGTACATCTGAACAGTAACTGAAAAGAGCTGAGttgaaacttgattttttttttaatctcagtgAGAAAAAGCTGAAAGCCTATTGATACTGGAGAATGAAAAATAAGTCTAAATGCTGCCTGGATAACTTGTTCAGCTAAGAGAGAGATCAGTCACACTATTTAGGTAAGCTAGATTCTCAAAAAACAGATTGAAATGTTCAAGAACGATTCTCCATAATTTCATTTGAATTCTTTTGAAACTCACCAATCTAATGATTTGGGGCGGGGGACCACTTGTTTACCAAAGGGGTTTTAAACCAAAAACCCCCTTAACAGATGTTTGGAGGTATTAGGAAAACGAAAGTTCCAAGTGGCCTGCGTTACTGAGTGGAGGCTGTGGCAGTGGGATCTCAGTGTACCGACCACGGGGACGTCCTCCCCTGCTTTCCTCAGAAAGGCTCCTTCCAGGCCGCCAAGCCTCCCCGCCCCAGCCCAGTGAGTGGATAACATAAGGTATTATTAATTTGTTCATAGTTCATGTTTAGAAATGCCAGGTTTTACGTGTCAGCACTAGAAGTTTCTACTCTCAGTAGAATAAAACTGCTTACAACTATGTGGAAAGGAATGTGAACTTAAATTCTTAAATTGCCATGATGGCAGTCACGTACAGGCGAGCTTTGCCGTATCTAATTCATTTTTAACTCCCTGGTGCCCAGAGCTCAGAAGAAAAGTCCATTGCCGGCAGTGGATGGACCTAGAAAAGAGGGTAGGcaacttgggatttttttttctgggtgcaCATTTTTTGCAAGAGTTCTTATTAGTTGATTCAAGCTGATGTGCATCTTAAGGCAATGATCAAGTGCACATGAATTAAATCACTGACAGCTTCTCACGTGTGTCTCTAGCAGCAGCCACGTCTGAAGACACTTTGGACTCAGCAGAGGCTTGGTACCATGAGGCCCTGCTTAGTTAGCCTGGTGTCAGCTGTGTCGACCTACTTGGTGTCAGGAACAGGACTTCTCTGCTCATTTCGTATTTAATACATGTGTGAGGCATTTTAAGAAGTGAAATTATTAAATGCTGAAGGTCGAAGGATGAATTCTAACTTCTGATATACTACAGTGGCTTTAATGCATCCAAACCGAGAGACCGTTaggtagatttatttttatataagcaTGTTTATTTTGATCAGATGTTTTAAGTTGGAATTGAAAACAATACAtttatgagatgttttataaGATGTGTAAATATAGAGCTGTATTTATTACTACGGTAAAGATTCAGTGACACTAAGGACCATGATAAAAAGCCACGTACAGTGGCATATTCTTCCATATATACTGTgtttctctgcccattttcttTACATTCATTAACTgtgtataatatatgtaaatatacagcACTTGTAAATAGATCCAAACTTTCTTTTCTATtggatacaaaataaaagaaattcgtAATGAAATGTGTGACTTTAAAGCAAAATACTCTCAAGTCTTTCACTGAGTCCTTAGGCAAATTTGTAGTCTCCTAaatgcagcctggggttcgctggtttggatcctgggtgtggacgtggcaccgcttgacacaccatgctgtggtaggcgtcccacatataaagtggaggaagatgggcacggatgttagctcagggcccgtcttcctcagcaaaaagaggaggattggcagcagatgttagctcagggctaatcttcctcaaaaaaaaaaacaacaaagcattAGACATAGAGAATGATTTAGGGACTTCCCTGGGTGACATCACCAGTTCCAGCCTGTCTGAGCCTTGAAGCCAGTGGGTAGGATGACAACAACGCTTTAGCTTGTCTGTATTCAGAAACTTAGAAATACATCTGACCAGCTGCAGAGTCATTGTGGAGTATGGGTTTTCCAACCCTAGCCACGttagtgatgcggggtcggtgagccgaggagtcgaaagaaagatttcttggactctcaagatctggcagtaatgctcttttatttagagaatagtgtggaatagcatggggacaggacccatgggcagtcagagctgctgctgccggcatggggacaggacccatgggcaggcagggctgctgtgtggggacagggcccacaggcagtcagagctgctgctgcccctgctactgctgcaaacatgggtggagagtaaggctaaatttaaggcataggtatgtgagccatctctttacaagacaaaggaaagaacatgtaaaaaagttaaaatggtatcggtgcaggtggggtctggccattgggtggtcccacaacttttagataagaatcaaatcggattaagtaaaggccagaagccaccaccctaaatcagttacacgaggttgccagacagtaaccaacttaagtccttgccttccccattaagagtttccagagataaggccatccccgcttcctcctggtgcagagggggaggcatggagatttccttcacaaatgcaaatgtctctcaaagggcaagcaaactctgctcctcagagcctgcttctcatgtgcagttttaaaattaaccagcctaaaaatcctcatcattagGACATGACTTCCTGTTCTGGTTACTACATTTTAAGCAGAAGGTTAAAAATATGCTACTCCATGAGGACAGTGAATCTAATGACATAGGAGAGGGAAATGAGCTCATCAAAGAGTAATCAGAAAAACTGAGAATGTTTCACCTGGAGAAAAGAAGGCTAAAGGAcaacatttgaaatatttgaataactGAATTACTAAGTGCTTTCTTAAGTACCAGCTCATAGCAGGCCAAATACTAAAATGGGTGAGCCCAGGAGTTGGCTGCCCAGCAGAACTGCCTTCAAATCCTCATTCTGTTACTACCTACGTAGGAGTAGTCAAGGTATTCAGTGTTTGTCAGCCTCAACTTTctcctcagtaaaatgggaataatatcacCAGCCTAATAGGACTATTAGCAAGCCCTAAGGGACCAGTGACCCAGAAGTGGGGCCTTTTGCCTAGAGTCACTTACTCCAATAGAATGAGACAGGATTCAGAATAGTGGAGCAGAAACTTTATTTGTCGATCATGGAATTGAGAAGGGGAGCTGTGCTCTAAAACAACTTTTCCCCAAAGACAGGGAAATGGGGAACTTTTAAAGGGCAAGGGGTCGTGGCATTGTCATCAGCTCGTTACCTGGAGGAACATAAGGGTGAGTTTGgctattttaactgtttttccaaattgtccttttccttttgttatgttaaagaGATGCCATCACTCAACCGCCCTGAAGGAGACCAGGCCTCACAAGAGCTCCacctgtgacctttgccttattttatttttttaagagatcttatttttcctttttctcccaaagccccctagtacatagcgTGTACTTTTAGTTGCTGATCCTTCTAGCTGAGGCATGTTGGATGCCACCTctgcgtggcttgatgagcagtgccatgttcatgcccaggattcgaaccagtgaaaccctgggccacccaccaaagcggagcgtgcgaacttaaccactcagccatggggccagcccctacctttgccttatttttagtgctaagatctctccaggaggagcttaggccttattaccatcacctgcagtgtgtgtggaagcatgttttccagctGAGGCTGTGCAAGCAAATACCCACCCCTCCCTTTTGAATACTCATCCCCATCCGAAATGCaaagtccctgcttccctttgttcggggACACCACGACTCTGGAAATGCCTCCTCGTGATCTCCTATTTGCCGCAAATGTAGCTTACTCTGTGAGACGACTActgctggtggagagtctgatatAACTCGCCAGGAGGGAGCCTGCTTCAGTTTCAGTAAAAGCGTCATCAGGGTCCCCGGAAAGGGGAGGAG
This genomic interval carries:
- the LGR5 gene encoding leucine-rich repeat-containing G-protein coupled receptor 5 isoform X1 — encoded protein: MDAPSVGALLALPALLQLAAAGGSPGPGALLRGCPARCRCELDGRTLLRVDCADLGLAAPPADLSAFTSFLDLSMNNISQLPPHPLRGLRFLEELRLAGNALTSVPKGAFAGLYSLKVLMLQNNHLRQVPAEALQNLRSLQSLRLDANRIGRVPPGCFGGLRALRHLWLDDNALTEVPVRAFRSLPALQALTLALNSIRHVPDGAFAELSSLVVLHLHNNRIHSLGKKCFEGLHSLETLDLNYNNLDEFPTAIRTLSNLKELGFHSNNIRLIPEKAFVGNPSLVTLQFYDNPIQLVGRSAFQHLPELRTLTLNGASQITEFPDLTGTGSLEGLTLTGAQISSLPRTVCAQFPNLRVLDLSYNLLEDLPSFSGCQKLQKIDLRRNGLCEIRVDTFQQLPALRSLNLAWNKIAIIHPSAFSTLPSLRKLDLSSNRLSSFPVTGLRGLTHLKLTGNHGLQSLISSENFPELKVIEMPYAYQCCAFGVCESVYKISSQRNEGDNSSTGDLHRKDEGMLQVQGSPGLSSLGLGPPKRETGLITPGPLIPADERDLEDFLLDLEEDLQALHSVQCSPSPGPFKLCEYLLGNWLIRIGVWTIAVLALTCNALVTSTVFGAPLHLSSVKLLIGLTAMVNMLTGACSAVLAGVDAVTFGSFARHGAQWEQGVGCQVVGFLSVFASESSVFLLTLAALERGFSVKCSAKFERKAPFSSLKAAILLCAMLALALASAPLLGGREYSTSPLCLPLPFGEPGTTGYVVALVLLNSFCFLVMTVAYTRLYCGLERGGRGSAWDCCMVRHVALMLFTNCVLHCPVAFLSFSSLLNLTFVSPEVTRFILLVIVPLPACLNPLLYILFNPHFKEDLGSLGEQTRLWTRSKHTSLMSVNSDDAEKQSCNSTQALVTFPRARMAYDLPADSTVPPAHPGPESRHLSSVAFVPCL
- the LGR5 gene encoding leucine-rich repeat-containing G-protein coupled receptor 5 isoform X3 yields the protein MNNISQLPPHPLRGLRFLEELRLAGNALTSVPKGAFAGLYSLKVLMLQNNHLRQVPAEALQNLRSLQSLRLDANRIGRVPPGCFGGLRALRHLWLDDNALTEVPVRAFRSLPALQALTLALNSIRHVPDGAFAELSSLVVLHLHNNRIHSLGKKCFEGLHSLETLDLNYNNLDEFPTAIRTLSNLKELGFHSNNIRLIPEKAFVGNPSLVTLQFYDNPIQLVGRSAFQHLPELRTLTLNGASQITEFPDLTGTGSLEGLTLTGAQISSLPRTVCAQFPNLRVLDLSYNLLEDLPSFSGCQKLQKIDLRRNGLCEIRVDTFQQLPALRSLNLAWNKIAIIHPSAFSTLPSLRKLDLSSNRLSSFPVTGLRGLTHLKLTGNHGLQSLISSENFPELKVIEMPYAYQCCAFGVCESVYKISSQRNEGDNSSTGDLHRKDEGMLQVQDERDLEDFLLDLEEDLQALHSVQCSPSPGPFKLCEYLLGNWLIRIGVWTIAVLALTCNALVTSTVFGAPLHLSSVKLLIGLTAMVNMLTGACSAVLAGVDAVTFGSFARHGAQWEQGVGCQVVGFLSVFASESSVFLLTLAALERGFSVKCSAKFERKAPFSSLKAAILLCAMLALALASAPLLGGREYSTSPLCLPLPFGEPGTTGYVVALVLLNSFCFLVMTVAYTRLYCGLERGGRGSAWDCCMVRHVALMLFTNCVLHCPVAFLSFSSLLNLTFVSPEVTRFILLVIVPLPACLNPLLYILFNPHFKEDLGSLGEQTRLWTRSKHTSLMSVNSDDAEKQSCNSTQALVTFPRARMAYDLPADSTVPPAHPGPESRHLSSVAFVPCL
- the LGR5 gene encoding leucine-rich repeat-containing G-protein coupled receptor 5 isoform X2 — its product is MDAPSVGALLALPALLQLAAAGGSPGPGALLRGCPARCRCELDGRTLLRVDCADLGLAAPPADLSAFTSFLDLSMNNISQLPPHPLRGLRFLEELRLAGNALTSVPKGAFAGLYSLKVLMLQNNHLRQVPAEALQNLRSLQSLRLDANRIGRVPPGCFGGLRALRHLWLDDNALTEVPVRAFRSLPALQALTLALNSIRHVPDGAFAELSSLVVLHLHNNRIHSLGKKCFEGLHSLETLDLNYNNLDEFPTAIRTLSNLKELGFHSNNIRLIPEKAFVGNPSLVTLQFYDNPIQLVGRSAFQHLPELRTLTLNGASQITEFPDLTGTGSLEGLTLTGAQISSLPRTVCAQFPNLRVLDLSYNLLEDLPSFSGCQKLQKIDLRRNGLCEIRVDTFQQLPALRSLNLAWNKIAIIHPSAFSTLPSLRKLDLSSNRLSSFPVTGLRGLTHLKLTGNHGLQSLISSENFPELKVIEMPYAYQCCAFGVCESVYKISSQRNEGDNSSTGDLHRKDEGMLQVQDERDLEDFLLDLEEDLQALHSVQCSPSPGPFKLCEYLLGNWLIRIGVWTIAVLALTCNALVTSTVFGAPLHLSSVKLLIGLTAMVNMLTGACSAVLAGVDAVTFGSFARHGAQWEQGVGCQVVGFLSVFASESSVFLLTLAALERGFSVKCSAKFERKAPFSSLKAAILLCAMLALALASAPLLGGREYSTSPLCLPLPFGEPGTTGYVVALVLLNSFCFLVMTVAYTRLYCGLERGGRGSAWDCCMVRHVALMLFTNCVLHCPVAFLSFSSLLNLTFVSPEVTRFILLVIVPLPACLNPLLYILFNPHFKEDLGSLGEQTRLWTRSKHTSLMSVNSDDAEKQSCNSTQALVTFPRARMAYDLPADSTVPPAHPGPESRHLSSVAFVPCL